One genomic segment of Belonocnema kinseyi isolate 2016_QV_RU_SX_M_011 chromosome 2, B_treatae_v1, whole genome shotgun sequence includes these proteins:
- the LOC117167609 gene encoding MATH and LRR domain-containing protein PFE0570w-like has product MPGCAAIGCNNRSEKGYTMKCFPRDPILRQIWKDRVGRADWEPSNNSFLCHSHFAANQWMVTQCGRLKLRKGALPSIFRVVTNRKSPNKRRRLCADGESEDDECGIEILDDDDDDDEDDDEQDNFVYMESPGEVQDFEDESVVYLDSQNSSILQNITGKEGLSANNVYQIITTGPLSNLQHENVIMISDENDQEIGSFINDGNNYIIINNENEDTTNHLQPIEILTNQMPINSRIKVEVKDEMDDRATTDDIYNEVESNMERIYEGINSDDESSKQKKSTLRVYKNKSLGKIRKMENTKELNSESSWQKNDAILNGQLIPNDTIACLENSDDNSKSSLINPSFKNGDFLIEDTDEDVLGAKNTDQVSDLKAALQRKKKVREDTMKSIERIISDNGSFNKSPSGSESDFSDANSNSLNQGKENLSSKRSLDCSLEENQNQRQDYGDSCITSIVRVESSLPKIIKTERMSDAGTEDIHSDDLGKYSNKLELKQERMALSSESDLIEVDFQDENQVGAQDHHENQDREYQDDEIQEIPQDEVNCQGTSKRGIKRTRLSDDDCSVISTDIYRDLKLKVEQQEGVISQLTEHLSAYKGMEMKVTEVSDALKVKNREISILSAKLNRKESTQGRGRRNVVTMQELIKDLTNKVKAVEDVNRRLSRSLSVEHQNKKNLEYQVRNRERAIKELNWKVGKASKLLERAERNATTYKRRMNNMRALVRRRHFQLEDERQTPFDILFSDYARHEFTAESLTMALEIRRVCGSDGYEKLLEFNFPLPSQRTLRRKHQKDSVFTNGSNETTDSLDISIVEAKNVDKSNFKTVPCGIYEKNSRDSSVTVTGTVQDIFNENDSEQINENEVYSENELIEHLFKFTNGSL; this is encoded by the coding sequence ATGCCTGGCTGTGCCGCTATTGGATGTAATAATCGTAGCGAAAAGGGTTACACTATGAAGTGTTTCCCTCGCGACCCGATTTTGCGACAAATATGGAAAGATCGCGTCGGCAGGGCGGATTGGGAACCTTCCAACAATTCTTTCCTCTGTCACTCGCACTTTGCAGCCAACCAATGGATGGTTACACAGTGTGGTAGACTTAAATTAAGAAAGGGGGCGTTACCATCCATATTTAGGGTGGTAACTAACCGCAAATCGCCAAATAAACGCAGAAGATTATGCGCCGATGGGGAGAGTGAAGATGACGAATGTGGAATAGAAATCTTggacgatgatgatgatgatgatgaggaTGATGATGAGCAAGATAACTTTGTCTACATGGAATCGCCCGGAGAAGTCCAAGACTTTGAAGATGAATCTGTCGTCTACCTCGATTCCCAAAACTCGTCAATTTTACAGAACATAACGGGAAAGGAAGGACTCTCTGCAAATAATGTGTACCAAATTATCACAACCGGACCTCTTAGCAACCTGCAGCATGAAAATGTAATCATGATATCCGACGAAAACGACCAAGAGATTGGATCATTCATTAATGATGGTAACAACTACATCATAATAAATAACGAGAATGAAGACACTACGAATCATCTTCAACCTATTGAAATCTTAACCAATCAGATGCCAATAAATTCTAGAATAAAAGTTGAAGTCAAGGATGAGATGGATGATCGTGCTACGACCGACGATATTTACAATGAAGTCGAAAGCAACATGGAACGAATTTATGAGGGAATCAACTCTGACGATGAGTCctcgaaacaaaaaaaatcaaccttGAGGGTGTATAAAAATAAATCGCTAGGTAAGATTCGAAAAATGGAGAACACGAAAGAATTGAACAGTGAATCCAGCTGGCAAAAGAATGATGCTATTTTAAATGGTCAGCTGATCCCGAATGATACGATAGCTTGTTTGGAGAACAGCGATGATAACAGCAAATCGTCTCTTATCAATCCTAGTTTTAAAAATGGAGATTTCTTGATAGAAGATACAGACGAGGATGTTCTAGGCGCTAAAAATACCGATCAAGTCTCAGATTTGAAAGCTGCATTACAGCGCAAGAAGAAGGTTAGAGAAGATACTATGAAGTCGATCGAGAGGATTATTTCTGATAATGGATCATTCAACAAGAGTCCAAGTGGTTCAGAGAGCGATTTTTCAGATGCCAACTCGAATAGTTTAAATCAGGGAAAAGAAAATCTCAGCTCGAAACGATCCTTGGATTGCAGTTTAGAAGAAAATCAGAATCAGCGCCAAGATTACGGAGATTCTTGCATCACCTCAATTGTGAGAGTAGAAAGTAGCTtaccaaaaattatcaaaacagaGAGAATGAGTGATGCTGGCACGGAGGACATTCATTCGGACGATCTGGGGAAATACAGTAATAAATTAGAATTGAAGCAAGAAAGAATGGCATTATCCTCGGAATCTGATTTGATTGAAGTTGACTTTCAAGATGAAAATCAGGTAGGAGCGCAAGATCATCATGAGAATCAAGATCGAGAATATCAAGATGATGAGATTCAAGAAATTCCTCAAGATGAGGTTAATTGTCAAGGTACTTCTAAACGTGGTATAAAAAGAACTCGATTATCCGATGATGACTGCAGTGTCATTTCGACGGACATCTATCGTGATTTGAAGCTGAAGGTCGAGCAACAAGAAGGAGTCATTTCACAACTGACCGAGCACCTATCTGCCTACAAAGGAATGGAAATGAAGGTGACTGAAGTGAGCGATGCACTGAAAGTGAAGAATCGAGAAATCTCGATTCTATCGGCGAAGTTAAATCGGAAAGAAAGTACACAAGGGCGTGGCAGACGAAATGTTGTCACGATGCAGGAATTAATTAAAGACTTGACGAACAAAGTTAAGGCTGTTGAGGATGTTAACCGGAGGTTGTCGCGTTCATTGTCAGTGGAGCATCAGAACAAGAAAAATTTAGAGTATCAGGTGAGGAACAGAGAGAGGGCGATAAAGGAATTGAACTGGAAAGTGGGCAAAGCGTCGAAATTGCTCGAGCGAGCTGAAAGAAACGCGACAACTTATAAGAGGAGGATGAACAATATGCGAGCACTTGTAAGACGGAGACACTTTCAGCTCGAGGATGAGCGACAAACGCCATTTGATATTTTGTTCTCGGATTACGCGAGACACGAATTTACGGCGGAGTCTTTGACAATGGCGCTGGAAATTAGAAGAGTGTGTGGTAGTGATGGATACGAGAAATTGTTAGAGTTTAATTTTCCTTTGCCGTCTCAAAGAACTCTGCGAAGGAAGCACCAAAAGGATTCGGTTTTCACGAACGGATCTAACGAGACGACAGATTCGTTAGATATTAGCATTGTGGAGGCGAAAAATGTAgacaaaagtaattttaaaactgTTCCGTGTGGTATTTATGAAAAGAATTCGCGAGATTCGAGTGTTACCGTGACCGGAACTGTAcaagatattttcaatgaaaatgatagcgaacaaataaatgaaaatgaggTGTATAGTGAAAACGAATTGATAGAGCACCTATTCAAATTTACGAATGGATCATTATAG